tctaagttataggggactgatgacctcagatgtttagttccctagtgcccagagccattttaacaattttgagCTACAGTCCCACGAACTACATACCACTGTGCGATGCTCTTATAAAATTCAAGCCATTAGCCAATCAACCTCTGGATCAGAATTTAGGCATTTCCTTTGGCTATTTTAAGCTTCACACAATGGCAATCTACATCAAAGTGCTTCCTTCTGCCAGGATTTTCACAACTTTATTTCTTACAGGTGCTCTAAAAAAACCTGCCGCCAAGGGACAGTCACAAACTCTAAAACCAGTTTAGAACGCTTTGAACATATCCATTTACGAGGAATGTGAAAAACCGATCAGTCATCTCCAGTCTGGCCGGAAACACCTATTCTAGGATACCGGAAATCGGTCCTAGGTTTCACATACGTGAGCAGGAAGAACATGGGGGGAGGGGTGGAtatcttaaacacacacacacacactcactcacttttCTGTGACAGATAAACTTAGTCGGCATGAGGATCCGCTTAGAGCTGAAAGAATCACGTAGCACACAGGAGCAATGACTGGTTTATTGCTTTTTATAGAGGCCACATATATTCCTCTCTCAAACTCTTGTACGAAGATGTAAACGTTCCTCCATTACGCATAGCAACATAGCATTGATTCGTATTTCTGATCTTGTGAAGCAAATCAGACTGACAAGATAGCTGAAAAAGCAAAACTGACAATAATTCATAATCAtctagagaaagaaaagaaaaaaaaacagcaaatcaacaccgtgtACGTGACTCCTACTGTACTGTTGCTTCGACTACTGGATCGttgatttcgaaaaaaaaaaaactatttagggTAGGTCACTTCACGTAAAATGAAGTAATTTAAAGAGGTAGCAATCTACGAGGGTCACCAAActcaataatatacaaaagaaatttGTACTGCATATTTAAATGTATATGGAAGCATACAACCTAAGTAGCAGGGAtttagagctgtatcaaaccaaaaTATAATTATCATGGTTTCAGAAACAACAAAAGAGAAACTATAAATAAAGATAGCATATACTTTTACCAACAGCCTGTATATCACTTTGTCAAACAAAACAGAATCAGtaagtaaaaactgaaaattacattCGTCAAAAATATGCGCTATCACTTTAAACACAAAATAGATGAGTGTATCTCCTCGCCAAAAGAAGATATTAGTGTCGTTAatgaacagtcactatgcacatcaTTAGCTTAAATCCAGAGTCATTAGTAGTCCACCAAAGCCACGCATACGATATTTCCGATTCACACGTGTTTGACTGGaagattcaaaaattgttcaaaaattTCACTACCCAAACTATAGTGCGTTCGGTTGTATACATTTAATCACTGTTATGGTTAGATATTATCACTTTCATATCACTACTgcatgttagttgcacaattaaacATTTCGCGggactgcaattaacgaaaaaggTGCGGTGCGTGTGAGCTTAGTAGAAGCGACGGACAACACAGGAAAGTCTGTTCTTGTATCGTCCACACAAAAGACGTTTCTCGTACTACTTTGATGATGAATCATTTCTTCGTTTCGGCGCTAAATGGTATCTCTAGTTGTGAAACAATGAAAGCTAATTTATGTTCGTTGTTATGTTCGATACATACCAATAAAAATTATCACTTAATTCTGTATATATCAGCCATCAGGCATTAGACATCTTCATAATCTGTTGAGTACAATCGCTCTTGTTGACATGTACACACTGAAATATTTTATAGAGCATGACAAAAATCAAGACATACAAAGTAAATTTGCAAAATGTTACGTAAATTATAACGTTAGCCGTACATAAATTATAAAGTTAGCCCTATGTGTCTCCGGAGCTCATATTGCCACACTTGGATTTAAATGCAAGGTGATTGACAGTAGTAACTAATATATAGGCCTTGTGTGGATGTAAATACGGCGTATCTCTCGCAACGCTAGTTGCAGGGACAAGGAAGTAGCTGTATTGCAGCTGTCAAAAAACTGGCCACATATCTACCgttattgctacatgaaaacgctAACTACCAGATGACACGTCGAAGCAACGAAGTTTTACACTGTCGTGCCCCTAtaataacatagaaaaatgtaacgcCACGAACTTTCTAATAATTTTACGTTTTATGAAGTTTAATGAATTATGAAAGCTCTAATGATAAAAAAATCATAAACCCATAATACTGTATAATAAAGCGAGTAATGCTGCAACccgaaggccggccgctgtggccaagtggttctaggcgcttcagtccggaaccccgctgctgctacggtcgcaggttcgaatcctgcgtcggacatagatgtgtgtgatgtctgtaagttagttaggtgtaagcagttctaaatctaggggactgatgacctcagatgttaagtcccatattgcttagagccattaaaCCATTTTTTGTACCCGAAGTTTAGGTGCCAATTACAATCAGCATTGCCAGTGGCTGTAATTACAAACCAGCAAACAGGCGGAGAATCATACTACATtaaggactgttacaagaattaaacTTCATGAATACAATCATAGTACCTTATACCTAGGTATCTGCTAGAGATTATATCAAACAATATCACATACGATGCACATCGAAATACAAGTTACCTTATGAACAATAGAGATACTGCCCACAAtctataaattttctcagtgtgttcatgacaagagtgattcagctCAGCAGATTATGCAGTGTGTAATGCCTGGAGGCTGATACAAAGAATTAAGTAATTTTTGTTGACATTTATCATAGTATGGAAGTTTAAATATATAATATATTATGCTGGTTTTCACCCTttttatgcaattttttgtgttttggttcGTCATTGAGCTGAAATTATTGATCAACGGGGGAATTTTCGCGATCTTGACATGGGATCGTTATCCACACACATTAATTTATGTTGGTTGTTTCGTAATGCGAAATACGTAAATTTTTGTGCCCTCGTCCAATGCAGTTATTTCACTATATCAAGGACGGGAAATGTTTTGACAAGTTACCATTAATTTCCTTAGGTGATGGGTAGAGTTGACACGTGCATTCAACGCTCTTCTTCTCCCAGCCGGTGTGCTAAACACACACGATTACATCGGACTTGTTTCCCCCACATGGTCATGAGTTGGACAATAGATACGCACGTTCGCTAATAAGATATGCTGTGTTCAGTAAACTCGCACAGGTTCAGCCAGCTTGTTGACTTTTCCAAGTGCCCAGTCGAATCAGAAAATTTGAGGATTGTATACGGAGTGTAGCTGCTATATGCTTAACAGTTTACGGAGAATGCGGCTATACCAGTGTTCACAGTTCGTTGCTGGATGGATGGCCAATGTCATAAGTCTTACGTTGCATGTCACTAGGAGTTGATGATAATAAAACCTGCTACCGTTTGAGTTGAACCATTTCGTCATTTCCGTGGAACAGTATGATAAAATAATTGAAGTCTCGAACGAGGATAACCGGGACAAGCATTATTGGAAAttttggaactttgtggtaagttcctgtgggaccaaactgctgaggtcatcgttcgctAGGCTTATACATGACTtactctaacgtaaactaacttacgcgaaggaaacacacatacccatgcccgaaggggACTAGAATCTCGGATGGAGGgagccgcgcgagccgtggcaaggcgcttATTACACAAGCGCTATTACTGAGCCTTATTTTATAAGTCCAAAATgatattaattttaatacctatcagTTAAATGGTAAGGTATTCATGCAACAAATAGgggctgtaaagaaaaaaaaaagtatgcaaCTTGGGTGTGAAAATCTGTGGTCTTAAGCTCATGTTTAAGAAGGTTGAAAAATTTCCCTAATTTTTCATTCAGATCGTCATGGAATATCAGATTTGTATTGACTCGGAAGAGAATGTGAATTATCTGGATTTAACGAATGGGACTCTCTCTACACGGTACGTCTTTTTACAGCTCTTAAGCTGATTATACAAGCTCTTAGTGGTTGGTGTAACTGttgtttgaatcttctctattttttttcattaatttatctTGGCAATGTTCCCCACCGGTCGAACAATTTTCAACCATCGGTCGAGAAAGTACTGAAAATGGACCATTTTGTGGCTTAATTATGCTTCCATAACATTCTTTGGACAAATCAGAATTGTTTCTGTGGTTTATTCCACATCGAGTTGTTGAGAACAGTTTAGAATAGACAGTTCGCGAATGTGACAAATTCTAGTAAGTGATCACAGTTCATGTAGTCAAAGAATATCCGTTCTCTCATCTATTTCAGCGCTAGGAATTATCTTTATTTATACTTTGACAGCCTTCGCTCGACGTGCTGATCTTCAGTTCTTGTggaatttcataaaaatttcataaGAATATGACCTCCCAGTAAACATTTCTGCTACGTTAAGCTACAAGAGCATACGCATGGTCTGAACTGGAGTGGTGGTGGAGGAGGCGCAATCCATCCTAGTTTCGCAGTATAGGGCGAAATAATTTTGAGATTTCTCGACATGTTGTTTCATGTGCACTTGCTACTACTTGGTATCAATTAAATCCTCCTTTTTTCCAAACCTATACTGGATTGGTTGTgtgggctggggaggggggggggggggagggtgtcgctTTGTACACCAGTACACTACGGTGATACCtcattggacctccttttgcctggcatagcgcAGCGACTCGACGTGGTAAGGACtcgacaagtcgttcgaagtcccctgcagaaatattgagtcatgttgcctctatagctttCCACAATTGTGAAagagttgccagtgcaggatgttgtgtacggactgacatctcgattatgtcccataaatgttcgatggctggTAAAATCATTCCTCGAAttacccagaatgttcttcaaacaagtgctgaacaattgtggcccagtgacggcgcattgccatccataagaattccatcgttgttttggaacatgaagcccatgaatggctgcagacggTCTCAGAGTagacaatgattggttcagttggtccagatgacccagtccattccgtgtaaatacAGCCAACATCATCACGTAGGCACCACCAAcgtgcaaagtgccttgttgacattctGGGTCTATGGCTTTGTggtgtctgcgtcacactcgaactctaccatcggcTCTTAACGTCGATCGTTGTACCCCCCTAACGAATCCGTTCGTCGCATGTCCCTTTCTGATTTCTGCGactttttcacgcagtgttgcttgtctgttagcactgacatatcTATGCAAATGCtggtctcggttgttaagtgaaagaCATCGGTCACTGCGTTTGAGAGGTAACGCccaaaatttagtattctcggcacactcttgaaactgtggttctcggaatattgaatttgctaacgatttgcgaaatggaatgtcctatgcatcaAGCTATAActgccattccacgttcaaagtctgcgcGCCATAATCACGTAgggaacattttcacatgaatcacctgagtccaaATGGCAGCTCCAGctgtgcactgctcttttatactttgtgtacgctatactagcgCTTCTGTATGTGTTCACATCGCTGTGccactacttttgtcacctcactgtattaaGGGCATACTTCCTGAGTATGCTACACTTGCCAAGACGCCGTCACAAAATTTCATGTTTAGTCATACGATCTGAGATTGTTTGGGTGACGTGTTTCGCAAGAACTTTCAGGTCTCGGAGTGTCGCTTCTTTGTGTTTGGGATGTGAGcgccagggggggggggagggagcagtgGTGGAGGGAGATTGACGATGCTCGGCTCTCGGAACGGCGTCAAGCCGAGCTTCGCACGTCGTCGCCGCCCTGGCGCCGTGCCACGAAGTGCGAGAATAGAGCCGAAGGCCGGCGCAGTAGAGATAGAGGCGGAGGCAGCGGCTGCAGTGTTGGCCGCGATGCGGGGCGCGGTCGGAGCGGGCCGAGCCCGCGGCGGCTCGGTGCGCAGCCACGGCTCCTCGTCGGATGCCACCGACGTGGACCCCCGCGAGCGCCTCAAGGCCTGCTGCCGTCGCCTCGTCGCCTTCATGTGCACCCAGGTGGGGGTGGGCGCGCTCGTCGTGGGCTACGCGATCGTGGGCGCCGTCGGCTTCATGTGGCTGGAGCGCGGCCACGACAGTCCGCTGCTGGAGCAGGAGCGCACTGTCATCGGCATGCGGGCCGCCTGTGCCGACGAGCTGTGGGACCTAGTGGACCGGCACAACACGCTGGACGGCGCCGCCGCGTGGGCGCGCGACGCGGACGCGGTGCTGCGCCGCTTCCAGGACGTGGTGGCGCGCGCCGCGCGTGCCGGCTACACGGGCGCCAGCCTCGACAACACGTGGTCCTTCCCCGCCGCGCTCATGTTCTGCCTGTCCGTGTTCACTATGATCGGCTACGGCAACCTGGTGCCCCGCACCTCGTGGGGCAAGGCCGTCACCGTGCTGTACGCCGTGTTCGGCATCCCGCTGTACGTGCTGTACTTCATGAACATGGGGAAGGTGCTTGCGACGACGTTTCGCTGGCTATACGCGCGCGTGCACGAGTGCAGCCGCGACAGGTCTCCGCGCCTGCGCCGGGGAGGATCCGTGGGCCCCGCGCCCCCGCCGCGCCGCGTCATAGTCCCGTCCACCGCTTGCCTCTGGGTCATCGCCGCCTACATCCTCGCCGGCACCATCATGTTTGCCGAGTGGGAAGGCTGGAACTACCTCAACAGCACCTACTTCTGCGTCACTAGCTTGTGTAAAATTGGCATAGGTGATTTTGTGCCCGGTGCCAACATCAGTGACTCGCACGGCGGCAGCCAGACCAAACTTGTTATCAACTTCGTATACCTCTTGCTGGGAATGGGACTGGTGGCGATGTGCTATAATCTCATGCGGGAGGAAGTGCGTGTGAAAGTGCGAGAGGTGAAACGGGAACTCGGGCAGTGTCTCGAAGATACCCGGACGCGTATGGCGTACTGCACTGAGCCTTCGGAAAATTGACAGCTTAGCCGTGGTTATGTGCTTCGTACACTGACTTGCGACGAGAGGTGGCGCTTTAAGATTTGCCACTCACTGTGAAAAATACTCTTAGAAGTTTACGAAACTCAGCACTCACCTTATGTGAGAGTAAGTTATTTAACAAAAGCATTTTTGCTATTACTATATGCAATGGGTACTTACAAAAATGGACGTTTTCAAATTTTCTGGCATCGGCACctagctttgtgtcacactgggctCGTGGATGCCTTCTAGAAGAGGGGAGAAAAAAATCGTCTGGTGCGTTTCGTTACTGCCTTCACTCTGCCGCTTTATCTTTTGAAAACTTCTGACCCAGCAAAAACCTGAAGTTTGAAAGTAAAcggtaatacaaaataaaaattttagttcAAAATCATATCCAGAACAGAAAATAATTTAGTGTGCATGTCATTGAAGCCGCGGAACACTCTTAAAAACATCAATTGGCTCAAAGTCTTCGCTGCGTGGCGGATGTAACAACAGTTGCGAACAACGCGTCATTTAATGTTCTTGTATACAAGAgaaagcgtctctctctctctctctctctctctctctctctctctttctcttatttttttatggAGCAGCAGTACTCCTTGTAATAGGCCTCCATGGCAGCTTCGATTGTATGGCAGGCTTCAGCTGCCTCACTCCCACATCACTCTATTGAGAAGTGGTTGCAGATTGGCACTTCTCCCGGAGGTTTTCCAGATAGGAATCTTAACATTCCCAAAGATTGTCAGCACGACTTCCAGTGAATGCCTGTCTTTGAACGTTTTCTTGTTCTGAGATGACTGTCTGCTTCACCTCGCAGGTCGCGCTTTGATCAAGAAGAGCATCGTCTCCACACCCATGATGTCCTCTGACATGTCTAGTACACGTGCTGCGAACGTCAGTCAGTTACCTTCAAGCTCATTCGTTACCCCTACAGACAAAATCGGAGTGGGTGATAACTGTATACGGATCCGTGACTCGTGTTTAATTCCAGTTATTGTGTCAGCAATGCCGTGCGTAATGACACGAATTTACTAGTCAGTCTGTTTACCTATGTCTGTTCAGGATATTCGTCTTGTCACAAATATTGTATCTTTGTTTTTTTAATCTTTCCGCCCATTCAAAAACTATATCTATATTTCAACGATTGTATTTCATACTGTCGCATTATTCAGACTTCGATTTCAAATGTTTTCAATCCTTCTGACCACAATACATGAATAACACttagggtgtgtggcggagcgtatttCTGGTACATctctgttcctcctcctcctcctcctcctcctccgtgttCTATTCGCAACTGGCACATGGGAAGATAGTCAGTAAACTTATGTATTAGCtcaattttttcggattttctcgTTATGCTCATTTCTCGAGAGGTGTGTGGAAGAAggtaatatgttgtctgattctTCTTTGCacgtacgctctcgaaatttcgatagtaaatttCGTCGCGATGCACAATACCTCTCTTGTACCAtttgccattggagtttgttgagcacatCTGTAACTCGAGCGCCGACCAAAAGATCTCGTGACGAAACTCACCGCTATTCGTTGGATCTTCTAGTTAGTTTCATATTACATGGATCGTTTTGCATGATAATTTTTAGATGATGTGGGACGAGTGATTTTACatccacatcacaaattaatttgtaaatatggttacatgctgaacatttctaagtcgttttcttttttaaattttttctctcttCTATTAATCTAACCAGATGAGGGTCCCAGACAGATAACAAATCCTCAAGAATCGGAAGAATCGCTTTGTGGACGAATCACGTTCCCTTAAGAGTCTTCCTACAAACCTCAGCCTACCATCTCCTTTCCGTGTTGTTTGTTGCATATGGTAATTTCACTTTGTTGCACCGGTTGGTTATTCCTAGGTATGTTACGGCAGTTACTTACAGATTCCATTGTTTTGTCATCAATAGAGTAATGGTAAAGCAGTGAATTTATGCGCataacattacatttatttacatccaGGACCAACTGCCAGTCTTTGCATCAATCCTCTACAGGTCTTCTTGCAGTTCGCTAGTCGTATAGCATTGTTGCCTTATAGATAacaagcatcatctgcgaacaatctcacGGACCGTCTGACGTTTTCCACTAGACTGTTGATATATATTGTAAACTGTAGAGGTTCTACCAAACTTCATTGCAGTACAcctaaaattacctttacatctccaGATTTTCTGTCACAGTGAGCGCCGTTTCGAGTTCTTTCGGCGAGGAAGGCATGAATCCAGTCTTAAGTCTGGCTCGATCTCGGTAAGCTCGTACTCTTTACACTaaacgacagtgcgaaactgtataaaATCTTTTTGGACGCCAATGTGTACAGCGCTTTGGATGTCATTGCTCACAGTACCATCATTGCATTATGTTGTTAAGTCATTATACGTAACTGAGTGTTCAGCATGCCTTGACTGTCATGTGAAAGACCCAGGTTCGCTTCTCCGTGGCAATGGGTTGCACTCAACTTAATGAGTTGTGTTCACGACCTGGTTGAATGAAAAATGGTGCCTCCaagtctcagaaaggttactgtggTTTGGATACTCGTTTGCTCGTCACACATCTCTccaggcggtggtggtggtggtggtggtggtggtggtggtggtgagtagCAGGGTCACATTCTCTCGAGGGCTTGATTGTAGAGCTAGGTTTGCTTTTTTCACTTCATGTTACTGTGCATATTCGGAAGAAATGTGACAAAGGGAGAGTTATTTAGATAACATAAATATTTGTTGTTTGAGTTGTAACGAGTTCTCTGTATCTACTTATTTTACATGCTGAATGTGTTGTACTTTTACTAGACTATATTTCGAATGAACACAGACGAGAGAACATGAAAAGTAAGCTTACAATGAGTGAAGTCAGAACAAACTGAAAAACTGTgtttatttcttcatcaaattccTGACAATGTTTGATATGTAGCTTTTCAtttcctctttgctgatgacagaatTTAATTTCTTGGTTAAAATCATGATCTATGTATTTATTAAAGTGATAGTATAAGctgttaaatatttatattttgtttaatgTTACATAGTAATTGAAAAATGAAATCTGAGTAACCATTATAGTGGCTAGACAAAACTCTCTTGTTTTTACTCTGATTACCATTTGAAATTGGTAGCTTACTTAAAGTAAGTTTTCCTCTTATTAGTAAATGTAAAGGAAAATAAAGTTCTGCCTGAAATACAATTGACACATTACTGATACACAGATCAGTCTCTGTAGATCATTTTCTAATGCTTTTATTGGTATTTTTTAAAGATGATCTAGAAAACTGAAAGCTGTGTTTTGTGGCATGTGagttcaaaatattaaaaacaaatcgataatttttttcttcaattttgttcgctgtttcctttccttttattcGTATTTCGAATTTTTTCCTCACAAACTGGTTTGAAATAGCcaaatacaaggtgtacataatACAAGATAAATCTTTAACGTGGTTgattaaatttcatcaattttgtcATCCATTGTTTACCTTCAAATGCAAACGCCATTCTTGTCTGGATTCGTCTATGCCAAATTGCAGAGAAGTGGGTACGAACATTCCGGTTTTGCAAGGGGGTACTCAGAAAAGTGAGAACAAAAAGGTAATGTAACTGGCAGGAAGCAGTAATGACTGACAGTACTGTCAGAACAAAATAAGTACATTTTACTTCAAGACATTAAACTAACTGCTGTAACTTTAAACTTCAGCTTTTGAGATTACGAATGACTTGCTTGAGAGAGGTAAAATGTAACCAGACAATGAATGAGATGGAAGAGAAAAAGAGAATGCAAATTGTGAAACAATCAATTACAGTGATACTTACAATGCATATGTAACCACGTATATAAacagtactgccagaagtaaaatgCATGTTAACAAATGATGTTGCTGTTGTCTTTAGTTTGAAGAGTGGTTTGATCCGCTCTCCATACTAGTCTACCCGCAAGTCCTTCGTCTCAGATCTGTTAACAACTATTACAATCTTCATCCACTGGAACGTGTCTGTTATGTAGTCAAACGTTGCTCTCTTTACAGTTCCGGCCAAATTcagtccattaccaaattaactactcCTTGATGTCTCATGACGTTTCCAATAAACCTGTGCctactttttgtcaagttgttgCATAAAACTTTTTCCACCCTAATTCGATGAGTTGTTACCTGTTATTAGTTACATAATATACCcagttaatcttcagcattcttccgaaaCAACAAATAtcaaaagattctgttctcttgtCTGTGCTGTCACCCACCCACCTTTTATataaggctacacttcagacaaatacgtcCAGTAGAGACGCTGTAACGCCTAAACTTCTATTCGAATTAACAAAACTCTCATTTTCAGAagagcattttcttcctgttgccCGTTTGCGTTTTATATCGTCTCCATGGGTGTCCGCAAAAATTTACGCTATATTTTGGATTT
The Schistocerca gregaria isolate iqSchGreg1 chromosome 1, iqSchGreg1.2, whole genome shotgun sequence genome window above contains:
- the LOC126268970 gene encoding potassium channel subfamily K member 10 — encoded protein: MRGAVGAGRARGGSVRSHGSSSDATDVDPRERLKACCRRLVAFMCTQVGVGALVVGYAIVGAVGFMWLERGHDSPLLEQERTVIGMRAACADELWDLVDRHNTLDGAAAWARDADAVLRRFQDVVARAARAGYTGASLDNTWSFPAALMFCLSVFTMIGYGNLVPRTSWGKAVTVLYAVFGIPLYVLYFMNMGKVLATTFRWLYARVHECSRDRSPRLRRGGSVGPAPPPRRVIVPSTACLWVIAAYILAGTIMFAEWEGWNYLNSTYFCVTSLCKIGIGDFVPGANISDSHGGSQTKLVINFVYLLLGMGLVAMCYNLMREEVRVKVREVKRELGQCLEDTRTRMAYCTEPSEN